The Rhodobacter sp. CZR27 genome includes a window with the following:
- a CDS encoding chemotaxis response regulator protein-glutamate methylesterase, with protein MRIAQPVPGALAQPAQGREPRVRVLIVDDSAMVRKVLSLGLSADPRLEVVGTASHAAAARDCMAELRPDVVTLDLEMPHMDGLTFLRSYMATAPVPTVVISSLTRESGALVMRAMEAGAVDIVSKPSLGVGEGLPAIMSDVCARVWAAAQARPGLPGGAAPVLHSPVAPEGWVHAVGASTGGVQALSRILPLFPPQTPGIVIVQHMPMGFTAPFAQRLDAICQMRVREAVDGDFVLPGLVLIAPGGTRHMELQAAARGYRVRLVPGEPVCYSRPSVDVLFNSVARLAGPLCSAALLTGMGRDGAAGLLAIRRAGGRTFAQDEASSVVYGMPLAARDLGAAEEILTLDDIPGRMAQAAAAASPARRAAAHE; from the coding sequence TCGCGCAGCCGGTCCCGGGGGCCCTCGCGCAGCCTGCACAGGGACGCGAGCCGCGCGTCCGCGTGCTGATCGTCGATGATTCCGCCATGGTGCGGAAGGTGCTGTCGCTCGGGCTGTCGGCCGATCCCCGGCTCGAGGTGGTCGGCACGGCCTCGCATGCCGCCGCGGCGCGGGACTGCATGGCGGAGCTTCGCCCCGACGTGGTGACGCTCGACCTCGAGATGCCGCACATGGACGGGCTGACCTTCCTGCGCAGCTACATGGCGACCGCGCCCGTCCCCACGGTGGTGATCTCGTCGCTGACGCGCGAGAGCGGCGCGCTGGTGATGCGCGCGATGGAGGCGGGGGCGGTGGATATCGTCTCCAAGCCCTCGCTCGGCGTGGGCGAGGGGCTGCCCGCGATCATGTCCGACGTCTGTGCCCGGGTCTGGGCCGCCGCGCAGGCGCGGCCGGGCCTGCCCGGCGGAGCCGCGCCGGTGCTGCACTCGCCCGTGGCGCCCGAGGGCTGGGTCCACGCGGTCGGCGCCTCGACCGGCGGCGTGCAGGCGCTCAGCCGCATCCTGCCGCTCTTCCCGCCGCAGACGCCCGGCATCGTCATCGTGCAGCACATGCCGATGGGTTTCACCGCGCCTTTCGCGCAACGGCTGGACGCGATCTGCCAGATGCGGGTGCGCGAGGCGGTGGACGGCGACTTCGTGCTGCCCGGCCTCGTGCTGATCGCGCCCGGCGGCACGCGCCACATGGAGCTTCAGGCCGCGGCCCGCGGATACCGGGTGCGCCTCGTGCCGGGCGAGCCGGTCTGCTACTCGCGCCCCTCGGTCGATGTGCTGTTCAACTCGGTGGCGCGGCTCGCGGGTCCGCTGTGCTCGGCCGCCCTGCTGACGGGGATGGGCCGCGACGGCGCGGCGGGGCTGCTGGCGATCCGGCGCGCCGGCGGGCGCACCTTCGCGCAGGACGAGGCCAGCTCGGTCGTCTACGGCATGCCCCTTGCAGCACGCGACCTTGGCGCCGCCGAGGAGATCCTGACGCTCGACGACATCCCGGGCCGCATGGCCCAGGCCGCAGCGGCCGCCAGTCCGGCGCGCCGGGCTGCGGCCCATGAGTGA
- a CDS encoding chemotaxis protein CheW, with protein MAEDLTSTARAEAQPLSDTDNVDDMYLTFALGPEEYGVGIGRVTEIVGMQRIMGVPDVPAWIKGVINLRGKVIPLLDVRLRFGMPERLYDERTVIIVLDVADAPVGLIVDGVSEVLDILPSQIDRPGQFGRGSKSPVMGLARVGERVTILLDAEVLVGDDDLAIPADMVA; from the coding sequence ATGGCCGAAGACCTGACCAGCACCGCCCGCGCCGAGGCCCAGCCGCTTTCGGACACGGACAACGTGGACGACATGTATCTGACCTTCGCGCTGGGGCCCGAGGAATACGGCGTGGGCATTGGCCGCGTCACCGAGATCGTGGGCATGCAGCGCATCATGGGCGTGCCGGACGTGCCCGCCTGGATCAAGGGCGTGATCAACCTGCGCGGCAAGGTGATCCCGCTGCTCGACGTGCGGCTGCGCTTCGGCATGCCCGAGCGCCTGTATGACGAGCGCACGGTGATCATCGTGCTAGACGTGGCGGATGCGCCGGTCGGCCTGATCGTGGACGGGGTGAGCGAGGTTCTCGACATCCTGCCGTCGCAGATCGACCGGCCGGGACAGTTCGGCCGTGGATCGAAAAGCCCGGTGATGGGCCTCGCGCGGGTGGGCGAGCGGGTGACGATCCTGCTCGATGCCGAGGTGCTGGTGGGCGACGACGATCTGGCGATCCCGGCCGACATGGTGGCCTGA
- a CDS encoding ParA family protein — MRVMICNQKGGVGKTTTAANLGAALARAGGGRVLLVDLDPQMHLTASLGLSGTEGGWTVADWLAGRPGRPASVPGEADLWLVPGAPEPVDMPEGSADPAMCGADWLVIDAPPNWSGAIARLMQGADLVLCPLEPDFLGLQGLNRLLRTMQAAGLDWSRLRLLATRVSDRLAVHREVRARLAERFGESFLPVAIRTSVKLAEAPGRGRTIFTHAPGSTGAADHAELARLLMQDGRRARRKGTKA; from the coding sequence ATGCGCGTGATGATCTGCAACCAGAAGGGCGGGGTCGGCAAGACGACGACCGCGGCCAATCTCGGGGCGGCGCTGGCCCGCGCCGGCGGGGGCCGTGTGCTTCTGGTGGACCTCGATCCGCAGATGCACCTGACCGCGAGCCTGGGACTTTCCGGCACAGAGGGTGGCTGGACCGTCGCCGACTGGCTTGCCGGGCGTCCGGGCCGGCCCGCGTCCGTGCCCGGCGAGGCGGACCTGTGGCTGGTGCCCGGCGCCCCCGAGCCGGTCGACATGCCCGAGGGCAGTGCCGATCCGGCGATGTGCGGCGCCGACTGGCTGGTCATCGACGCGCCGCCGAACTGGTCGGGCGCCATCGCGCGGCTGATGCAGGGCGCCGATCTGGTGCTCTGCCCGCTGGAGCCGGATTTCCTCGGGCTTCAGGGCCTGAACCGTCTGTTGCGCACCATGCAGGCGGCGGGCCTCGACTGGAGCCGCCTGCGCCTGCTGGCCACGCGGGTTTCCGACCGCCTTGCCGTGCACCGCGAGGTGCGCGCCCGCCTCGCCGAGCGTTTCGGCGAGAGCTTCCTGCCCGTCGCGATCCGCACCTCGGTCAAGCTGGCCGAGGCGCCGGGACGCGGCCGGACGATCTTCACCCATGCGCCGGGCAGCACCGGCGCGGCCGACCATGCGGAGCTTGCCCGCCTGCTGATGCAGGACGGGCGCCGCGCCAGACGAAAGGGAACCAAGGCATGA
- a CDS encoding methyl-accepting chemotaxis protein has protein sequence MTRRPNKAAAAPAAASAPRLTNDPLDWLEAPAEAAAAAEAAPAAEPEAARPTAKPRAARKAAPAAAGEAAAAIAAPAHAGPSDIERLVADMTAMANAHVKGDIAHFLDPAAYPEGLGAAARMVNEMVQSHISTISEALDCVRRMGAGDLDAPVSRFPGAKSAANDAIEAVRANLRGARQSAEEADAQIHRLLAEVKAMSAAHVAGDVDVRMNVAAYPQDLGQVAAALNEMVESQVQSIEEAIRCFEAIGEGNFDAPMRQWPGKKVMVNRVIDRFRANMKAVTAEVAMLSDSIVEGRLDREVDLSKFSGDFVEIVRSFERTYGSLNGVFHSLSVQLEQTAQTVMQVSQASQSLASNSAMQSSSVDEVSASAEETDSQVKANAAAARSASLLVEGAANVAAEGREKVTEMVQAMEGIRLSSQGIAKIIKVIDEIAFQTNLLALNAAVEAARAGQHGRGFAVVAHEVRNLAGRSAKAARETSELIEDAGNRVHAGVRIATETSRSFVSIVDDIEKVKMLVHDIARASDEQTRGVAQISSAIGDVAKSALSNSQQADELASSATQMQSAAEAMRTEIGRFKLRKVKAQAPAALPALEALPPEMLAQLQQMVAAQMGLGARPITAPPAGPGRAGSNGHAPHSADRDERGFADF, from the coding sequence ATGACTCGCCGTCCGAACAAGGCCGCCGCGGCGCCGGCCGCCGCCTCTGCGCCGCGCCTGACCAACGATCCGCTCGACTGGCTGGAGGCGCCGGCGGAAGCCGCAGCGGCGGCGGAAGCTGCTCCGGCAGCGGAGCCCGAGGCGGCGCGGCCGACAGCCAAGCCGCGCGCCGCCCGGAAGGCCGCCCCTGCCGCGGCCGGCGAGGCCGCGGCGGCGATTGCAGCGCCCGCCCACGCCGGCCCGAGCGACATCGAGCGGCTGGTCGCCGACATGACCGCCATGGCCAATGCCCATGTGAAGGGGGATATCGCGCATTTCCTTGATCCGGCGGCCTATCCCGAGGGGCTTGGCGCCGCCGCGCGCATGGTCAACGAGATGGTGCAAAGCCACATCTCCACCATCTCCGAGGCGCTCGACTGCGTGCGCAGGATGGGCGCGGGCGATCTCGATGCGCCCGTGTCCCGCTTCCCCGGTGCCAAGTCGGCCGCGAATGACGCGATCGAGGCGGTCCGTGCGAACCTGCGCGGGGCACGCCAGTCGGCCGAGGAGGCGGACGCGCAGATCCATCGGCTTCTGGCCGAGGTGAAGGCGATGTCGGCGGCCCATGTCGCGGGCGATGTCGACGTGCGCATGAACGTCGCCGCCTATCCGCAGGACCTGGGCCAAGTCGCGGCGGCGCTGAACGAGATGGTCGAGAGCCAGGTCCAGTCCATCGAGGAGGCCATTCGCTGCTTCGAGGCGATCGGCGAGGGCAACTTCGACGCGCCGATGCGCCAGTGGCCGGGCAAGAAGGTCATGGTGAACCGCGTCATCGACCGCTTCCGCGCCAACATGAAGGCGGTCACCGCCGAGGTCGCGATGCTGTCCGACAGCATCGTCGAGGGCCGGCTGGACCGCGAGGTGGACCTGTCCAAGTTCTCGGGCGACTTCGTCGAGATCGTGCGGTCCTTCGAGCGGACCTACGGCAGCCTGAACGGCGTGTTCCATTCGCTGTCGGTGCAGCTGGAGCAGACGGCGCAGACGGTGATGCAGGTCAGCCAGGCCTCGCAGTCGCTGGCTTCGAACTCGGCCATGCAGTCTTCGTCGGTCGACGAGGTCTCGGCCTCGGCCGAGGAGACCGACAGCCAGGTGAAGGCCAATGCCGCCGCCGCACGGTCGGCGAGCCTGCTGGTCGAGGGCGCCGCCAACGTCGCCGCCGAAGGCCGCGAGAAGGTGACCGAGATGGTGCAGGCGATGGAGGGCATCCGCCTCTCGTCGCAGGGCATCGCGAAGATCATCAAGGTGATCGACGAGATCGCCTTCCAGACCAACCTGCTCGCGCTCAACGCAGCCGTCGAGGCGGCCCGCGCGGGCCAGCATGGCCGCGGCTTTGCGGTGGTGGCGCATGAGGTGCGCAACCTTGCCGGCCGATCCGCCAAGGCCGCCCGCGAGACGTCCGAGCTGATCGAGGATGCGGGCAACCGGGTGCATGCCGGGGTGCGCATCGCGACCGAGACCTCGCGCTCGTTCGTCTCGATCGTGGACGACATCGAGAAGGTGAAGATGCTGGTGCACGACATCGCGCGGGCCTCGGACGAGCAGACCCGTGGCGTGGCGCAGATCTCCTCGGCCATCGGCGATGTGGCAAAGTCGGCGCTGTCGAACAGCCAGCAGGCGGACGAACTCGCCTCGTCGGCGACGCAGATGCAATCGGCCGCCGAGGCGATGCGCACCGAGATCGGCCGCTTCAAGCTGCGCAAGGTCAAGGCTCAGGCACCGGCCGCCTTGCCCGCCCTTGAGGCGCTGCCGCCCGAGATGCTCGCGCAACTGCAGCAGATGGTGGCCGCACAGATGGGCCTTGGGGCTCGTCCGATCACCGCTCCACCCGCCGGTCCGGGGCGGGCGGGATCGAATGGCCACGCG